Within Parabacteroides pacaensis, the genomic segment TTTCTTCTCCGGTTGCTGCTGAGGCATTGCAAGCGGGAAATACTACAAAAGCCAATGATTTATACAAACAAGTTTCTCTTCACCAATTTATGACGGCGAGTGTGCTTTTTTTATTGATATGGGTGAATATCAATAACATTTATGCTATTATTCCGAATGGGGAAATGTATAGTGCCGGTAAATGGGTTTTCTTTTTTGTAGGAATCGCTAAAATAATAGAGGTTACTCTTAATTTCGGGGCCACCCTGATCAGTTATTCGCGTTATTACCACTGGAGTATTTATTTCGTATTTTTTATTACGGGGTTGACCATTGTTACGAATAATCTTCTCATTCCTATTTATGGTGTTTCGGGTGCGGCAATTGCTACATTGGTTACGTGCCTGGTATCTTACGGCATACAGCAATGGATTATTTTTATCAAGATAAAGGGGAATCCTTATACGCGGGGAACATGGAAACAAACTGTTGTCATTTTATTTTTGTTAGGTCTCAATACATTGCTGCCTGTGTTTGCGAATCCGTGGTTGGACGGGATATACAGGACTCTTCTTATGTCCGGATTGGTTTTCCTATTTGTTTATTTCGGAAAGATTTCTCCCCAAGTAAACGAGTTAGTCGATAAAGTATTCTTTTCTGTATGGAAAAAAGAATGAAACTTGTATAACTAACCGGCTGCTTATAAAAACTATATGTACCTTTGTACCGGAATTTTTAACACGGGATATATAATTAAAATGTTGGCTCTCTACATGGAATACAAATGTAAAATATGTGGCAATGAAAGAAATAATGTTCCTTATACAATGAGGGAAATGATGTTTGGTTTGCGACATGAGTTTATTTATATAAAATGTCCGGTTTGCGGATGTTTGCAGATAGCAGAAATCCCGGAAAATATGAATGAGTATTATCCGCCGGCTTATTATTCCTTTCAAGAGGCTGGGGGTAGGGAAAACCGCCAATCGACAAAGGCCCGTTTTTCTTATTATTTGATGCTCCGGTCTTTGAGGCATCAGATGGGTAAAACCAATTTGTTGGGTTGGCTAGCCAGGATTTATAAACCGGAATACTACAGAGATTTTTATTCTTGGTTAAATAAAGAAAGCGCTCATTGGAATTCACGTATATTGGACGTAGGTTGTGGAAGCGGGGAATTATTAACTACTCTCCTTCATTGCGGTTTTAAGGAGGTAACAGGGGTAGATCCTTATATTTCTTCCGACCGCCGTTTAAATGACCAGTG encodes:
- a CDS encoding class I SAM-dependent methyltransferase; protein product: MEYKCKICGNERNNVPYTMREMMFGLRHEFIYIKCPVCGCLQIAEIPENMNEYYPPAYYSFQEAGGRENRQSTKARFSYYLMLRSLRHQMGKTNLLGWLARIYKPEYYRDFYSWLNKESAHWNSRILDVGCGSGELLTTLLHCGFKEVTGVDPYISSDRRLNDQCVIYKKEIFDLDGSYDLIMLHHSFEHMENPSKVLAKLRSLLAENGTLLIRIPVVDCYAWRKYGVDWFEVDAPRHFFLHTVKSMNYLAEKNHLKIERVFYDSQFHQITISEKYIRNYTFTEDVSLFTQEEIKAFQLFSDQLNARCDGDRACFYLKHNTQISK